AGAAGAAGCTGTCAATGAAGTAGGGAAACACGCACAGCAGCACGCCGGCCGCGAGCGCCACGGGGTTGTGGGCCTTGCGTCCGTACATGAAGTAACCCGAGCCGATGATGCCCAGGAAGATGGAGGCGATAAGCGTGTTCATGAAGGCGTGCGCAACGGCGCGTCTCCAGTATGGCCCGATCTGCTAGCATGCGCGCGGGTTGTGACAATGCAGTATCGCGCGGCTGCCGTCTTCGTCGCCCTGCTGGGCGTGGCTGCCGTCCGCCCGGCGGCGCAAGCGCCCACCCTTTCTGCCGTCCTGAAGAACGCGGCCGCCTACATGGCGGAATTTCAGCTGCAACTGTCGGGCATCGTGGCCGAAGAGACCTACGTGCAGGAGGCGAAACAACAAGGGTTGTTCAACCCGACGGGCGTTCTTCCGCGACGCATCCTCAAGTCGGACCTGCTGCTGGTCAAGCCGGACGGCGCTGATCGGTACGTCGAGTTCCGCGATGTCTTCGAAGTGGATGGCCAGCCGGTTCGTGAGCGGGAAGATCGCCTGACGCGACTCCTTCGCCAGCCGTGGTCGGCCGCCAGCAACCAGGTGGGCGCGATCATCGACGAGAGCGCGCGGTACAACATCGGCGGCATCCAGCGAAACGTGAACACGCCGGTACTGGCGCTGCAATTTCTCGACGCCGCGTTCCAAGTGCGATTCGAGTTCAAGCGGGCCACGAAGGAACGCGAGCAGCTCGATCCGAAGGGCGCGACGCCGGCCAAGCCCGAAGAGACCGGCGTCTTCCGGGTGTCCACCGAGATGTGGGCGGTGGAGTACCGCGAGCGGAAGAAGCCGACGATTATCCGCACCCCGGCCGGCCGGGACCTGCCGGCGCGCGGGCGCTTTTGGATCAATCCGAGCACCGGCGCGGTCCTGATCAGCGAGCTGGTGATCGAGGGCGGGGGCGTCAACGCCATCATCACGGTCAGCTATCAGTCGGAGCCGCTGATGGGGCTGCTGGTCCCGGTCGCGATGCACGAATCGTACGTCGCGGAACGCGAACGCGTGGTGGGCACCGCTACCTACGGAAGGTTCCGGCAAATCGGCCGGTAGCCGGCGACGGGTTGAGTCTAGCGAGGGACGCGAACCGTGACGGCCTTGCCGGGCGCGACACCCCGCTGCCACACGGGCACGCGACGGCCCCCGCGGGGCGCGATCACCTGCACGTCCACTCGAGACACACCCGCCGGCACGCCCACGTGCACGGGCATGTCGTTCTGCGCGTCGTAGCCGGAGCCGCTGTCCACCAGACGCGCGCCGACCAACCGGGTCGTCCCCGCCGCGAACACGCGCACCTCCGCGCCCGCGAGCGTGGCGTGTCCCTTATCGTCCAGCACACGAACATGCAGCCCGCGTTGCGCGTCGGCAGCCGGCAGCATGTTCCGCATCACCAGGTGCATGCCGTCGGTCCTGGATCCGGTGAGGGCAAGATCCAGATCGCCGTCCCCATCTACGTCGGCCCACTGCACGCCGTGATCCGCCTGCAACTTGCGGATCGACACCGGCGTGACGTCCACGAACGCGGAGCCGGTGTTGCGGAACAACGAATCCTGCCAGCTGGCGCCGCCGGTCACGGTGCCGTTCACATACAGATCGAGCCGGCCGTCGTGATCGAAGTCGGCGAACGCGCAGGCGTCGTAGCGGGAGTCGATGGCAATGCCCCACGCCGCACCGCGGTCCTCGAACACGCCCTTGCCGCGATTGCTGAAGAAGCCCAACGGCCCGTAGTTGGCCGCGAACAGGTCGAAGCGCCCGTCGTTGTCCACGTCGGGCGCGCAGACGCGGACCGTGCCACTGCCGGCGTGCTTCGGGCGCCGGCCGCCCCATGCCACGCTGGCCGCCTCGGCGACGTCGGTGAACTTCCCGCCGTCGTTGCGATACAAGCCGTTGGCATCGCCATCCATGTTGGCGTCGGCCAGGTCGAGGTCACCGTCTTCGTCGAAGTCGAACCACACCGCGCCCACCGTGCGACGGGCATCGGCGATGCCGAGCGAAGCCGCGACGTCGCTGAACTTGCCGGCGTCGTTGCGGTAGAGGGCGTTGGCGCGGTCGCGGTAGGCGACGAACAGATCCAGGTCGCCGTCGGCATCCACGTCAACCCACGCCGGCTGCCGGACGGCGCCGGTCGCCACCACGAGGCCGGTATCCTTCGTCACGTCAACGAACGCGCCGGTGTTGTTGCGATACACCTTCAACACCGAGGCGCCGGGGCTGGGCGTGAAGCCGACCAGCAGGTCGCTGTCGCCGTCGGCGTCGAAGTCCCCCCACGCCACCGCCCGCGTCGGCCGCGCATCGGCCACGCCGGTCGCGGCGGCCACGTCCACGAAGACGCCCTTGTCGTTGCGATACAGGCGGTTCGGCTTGCCGTCGAAGCCGACGAACAGGTCGAGGTCGCCGTCGTTGTCGAAGTCGGCGAACGCATTGGCGAACGCAGAGCCCGCGCCGAGCAGGTCGGGCTGCATCGGCTCGAACACAGGCTGCGCGCCCTGCGCCATCACCACTCCAGTGAAGAGCGCCGCCGTCACGAACATGCGAAGCCAAGTCTGCATGGGCCGCAGATTAACACCAGGGCCGCAGATTGCGCAGATGACACAGAGAACTATCTCTAGGTGCCAGGTGCCTGGTGATCGGTGCCAGGCGCCCAGCGCGGCTTGGTCAGCACGAAGCGCCGGTACTCCAATTTCGACAATCCGAAGTTGAGCAGGAGGCCACATTGATAGCCCGTTGATGCAAGGTAATTCAAGACCTGCGCATGCTCGGCTGGCCCAGTGCCGGACCCCGCCTTGACTTCTACCACCACGGAGTCGAAGCACACGAAGTCCATGCGATAGTGCCCTCGCAGTTGGTGATCCTTGTAGACAATATTGCACGGCACCTCCGCTGCGAACGGGACGTCCCGGAGGCCGAATTCGATCGCGAGCGCGTCGCGATAGAACAATTCCAGGAATCCCGATCCGAGCACGCGGTGCACTTCCATGGCGGCGCCGATGATGGCGAAGGTCCGGCTGTCTCTGGGTTCGAGTGGATTGGTCGTCATGCCGCCACATGACGCAATTCAGGTGCCGGAGCGTCCGGGACTCAGATCGCGCCGTTCTTCGTGATTTCCCGGCGTCCAGCCGACTGCAGCAGGCCGCGACGTTGCAGAAACCGCTCGCAATGTCGGCCACTCATCGCGCAGAAACTGCGACACACCGGCTGGGCCGTGTAGCGGCCCTCTCGTTCGAGCAATGGGTAACCTGCGGCCCTGGTTTGATATCGGCGTCATCGGCGTCATCTGCGGCCCCGGTTTTGATATCGGCGTCATCTGCGTCATCTGCGGCCCCGGTTTGACATCGGCGTCATCTGCGGCCCTGGTTGTCTGAATCGGCGTTATCATTTCGCCGTGAACAAGCGACTCATTGCAGTCTTCTTGGTGGTGTTGGCGACGGCGTTCCCGTCGGCCCAAACGCCATCGGCGTTCGATGTACACGAGACCACAATCGCCCAGATTCACTCTGCGTTCCAGGCGAAGCGGCTCACCTGCCGCGCGCTGGTCGAGCAGTATCTGCGGCGCATCGACGTCTTCGACAAGAACGGCCCCGCCGTCAACGCCATCATCCTCACCAATCCGGAGGCGCTGAAGCAGGCCGACGACCTGGATCGGCGGTTCGCCCAGGGCGGGCTCACCGGGCCGCTCCACTGCGTGCCCGCCATCGTGAAGGACAACTTCGAGACCATCGGCCTGCAGAGCGCGAACGGGTCGCTGTCGCTGGCCGGGTTCGTGTCCGACAAAGACGCCTTCCAGGTGGCGCGGATCAAGGCGGCCGGCGCCATCGTGATCGCCAAGTCGAACATGGCCGAGTGGGCGTTCACGCCAAACGAGACGTTGAGTTCGATCCTGCCCGGATACACGAAGAACCCGTATGCCCTCGACCGCGTCACCGCCGGATCGAGCGGCGGCACGGCGGCGTCGGTCGCCGCCAGCTTCGGCGCGATCGGCCTGGGCAGCGACACCGGCAACTCCATTCGCGGACCGGCATCTCACCAGGCGCTGGTGGGCATTCGGTCGACGATGGGGCTGACGAGCCGGGGCGGAGTGATGCCGCTCAACCTACTGGCCGACGTCGCGGGCCCGATGGCGCGCACGGTTGAAGACGCGGTCAAGGTGTTCCAGGTCGTGGTCGGAAGCGATCCGGCGGATCCCGTCACGGCATCAGCCGCTGCCCACCTGCCGCAGAACTACTCCGCCTCACTCGTCCGTGACGGGTTGAAGGGCGCGCGCATCGGCGTCCTGCGATTCGCCTACGAGCGTGAGTCGGCGGATCCCGAGATTGTCCAGGTGTTCATGCGCGCGGTCGATGACCTGCGCGCGCAGGGCGCCACCATCATCGACCCGGGCGTCGTCGATGGCCTCGATCAGATCAAGCGGCCGCAGGGTATGGGCTCGTGCGGCGGGTTCAAGTACGATATCAATCGCTACCTCGCGTCCCATGGTGATCGCGTGCCGGTCAAGAGCCTCACCGAGATCATCAAGTCTGGGAAGTTCCATCCAACAGTGCAACGCCGGCTGGAGCAGAACGAAGCCGGACCAGAGAACGGACCTGACACGCCGGAGTGCAAGGCCGACGCGCAGTATCGTCAGCAGGTGCGCGACGCCGTCACCAGGACCATGGACGCGCAGAAGCTGGATGCGTGGGTGTATCCGACGTGGAGCAACCCGCCGCGGCTGATCGGGGATCTGAACACTCCGGGCGGCGACAACAGCCAGTTCTTTTCGCCGACGACCGGGTTCCCGGCGATCCAGGTGCCGATGGGCTACACGCGGGGCGCGCGCCTGCCGGCCGGCATTACGTTCTTCGGCCGGGCCTGGTCGGAGCCGACGTTGATCAAGCTCGCCTACGCGTACGAACAGGCGACGCATCATCGCCGCGCGCCGGAGAGCACGCCGCCGCTGCGCTGAGGCGGGTCGGCAGCTCGGGGATGAAATAGTCCGGCTAAAGCCGGACGCTACAGGTCGGCGGCGGGATCGGCGAGCGTCGCGAGGGCGTCCACGTCGGTGAACTTCAGCGACTCCGAGTTCACGCAGTGCCGCTGGCCGGTCGGCTTCGGGCCGTCCGGGAAGACGTGCCCCAAATGGCAGTCACACCGCGCGCACAGGATCTCGGATCGCAGCATGCCGTAGCTGCGATCCGACTTGGTCGTGACGTTCTCTTCCGCAATCGGCTGGAAGAAACTGGGCCAGCCGGTCCCTGACTCGAACTTCGCGTTCGACGAGAACAGCGGCAGCCCGCAGCAGATGCAGGAATAGACACCGGCGCGCTTGTTGTCCAGCAGGGTGCCGCAGAACGGCCGTTCCGTGCCGTGCGCGCGCGCGACCGCGAACTGCTCGGGCGTAAGGATGTCCTGCCACTCGGCGTCTGATTTCTCGATGCGCGGAACGGACAACGGCCCCACGAGCTGGCCGTGGCGATTGAAGACAAATAACGGAACCTGCGTCATTTTTTCGGCCTGGGTAACAGCGCCACGGTGACGTCGGTCCACTTGGTGCGGCCCGACAACAACGGCGACTTATGTCCCAGTATCTCCTGTCCGAAGTACTCGCGCACCACGGTGCGCGTGACCTCGGCGGCGCGGGCCGGCGCCATGTCGCCGAAGGCGCCGCGCTCGCGGAGGGGTCCGCCCCAGTAGTTCATGTCCGTGAAGTCCACGTGCTTGGTGCCGGCCACATCCACGCGGTAGTACTTGGACGCCGCACGCCGGTAGATGATGTCGCTGGCCCCGGCCCGTCCTGGACGGCTCGAGTAGACCATCAGGAACGGCACTGGCAGCGGCGTGTCGATCATCGTGCCGTACTGCGGGATGCCGTCGAGGTTGAGGCCCGCCTTGCAACGGCGGTCTTCGACGCAGAACTGCCCCGTCGCCACGCCGCCCATCGAGTGGCCGGCGGCGCCGATCTTCCTGAGGTCGAGCCTCGCCGCAACGCGGCCGGCGACGCCGTCTTTCGGGAGCTGATCGAGCACGGCCCTGGTGTCGAGCACCCATCGCTTCACGGCGAGGTCGGTGTTCTTCAGCGTGGCCAGGTAACCGCGCAGCAGCGTTTCCCGCTCTGACTCCGTCTTCGCGGCGGTCACCTTCGCCATCGCGTCGTCTTCGGGTGTCCACTCGTTCAGCACCTCCATGATGCCCTGGTGCATGGCGCCCTTTGCGTTGAGAAAGGTGATCACCGTGCCATCAGCGAGCATCGCGCCGGTGGCCTCGTAGGGATGGACGATGTTGAGCACGACCCAGCCATGGCTGGCGAGATCCTCGACCAGCGCGGTGTGCGAGCTTGGCAGACCGGTGTAGCCGTGCTGGAAGAGGATTACCGGGAACTGCACCGGCGATGCCGCCGGCAGGGCATCGAGCACCGCGTGGGTCTTGACGGCGGCGAGCCCGTCGTAGGCGCCCCCCAGCTTCGCCAGCCGCGTGAAGCTCAGGACCTCTTCCATGCCGTCGCGCATGTAAGGCGCGGTCTTCCCCGCCGACGCCGAGGCCGCCGGATACCACGCGATCACTTCCACTTCGCGGGTCTTGCCCGGCTCGAACGACTCCGGGCGCGTCATGTCTCTCACGACCCAGCGCGTCGTGCCCACCGGAGATCGTCCGGTGGGCGCGGGCAACTCGAAGCTCGGCGGCTGCCGGCCGGAAATCGCCGACATCCAGAGCACGAGCCACAATCCGGTGAACACCGGGGCGCGCCAACGACTGAATGTGGTCATGGTTGCCCAGCTTCGAAGGATCACGCGAAGCTGGTCGGCATGGCGTACTTCCCGTCCATGGGGAAATCTTACACCCGTGCATGGCAGGCTACTCTTGCGAGCGCCATGCCGCGACGATTCATTCGGGTTTCGGCCTGCGGCCACTGGCAGGGTCGCAAGAACTGCCTGCACGCAGGCCGATGGCGCTGGCAGCAAATTGCCAGCCACGCTCCTACTCCGCGCGAAGCACGCTCATGGGATCCACGCGGCTCGCCTTGAGTGCGGGCAACGAGGATGCCAGCAGCGCGACCACGCCGAGCAGGCCGGTGGCCAACACGAATGTCAGCGGATCGCGCGCACTGGTTTGGAACAGCATCGACTCAATCGCTCGCGCTCCCCACAGCGCCAAGCCGAGGCCAGTCACGCAACCGATCGTGGCCAGCCGGAGACTCCGGCCGACGACCATCGACAGGATCTGCTGACGGGATGCGCCGAGCGCCACCCTGATCGCCAACTCGCGACGACGACGCGACACCCAGTACGCCGACACGCCGTACACCCCGATCGCCGCCAGCAGGGCGGCTGCGCCGGCGAAGGCGGTGGCCAACGTCAGGAAGAACCGCGGCCTCCCGATCGACTCGCCGATGCGCTCGTCCATCGTCGACGCATTCTGGATCGGCTGCCGGTCATCCAGCTCCCACACGCGTTGCTTCGCCATCTGCAAGTCGGCGGACCGGCTATCGGCCGACCGGATAATCAGAGAGAAGAAGCGATTGCGCTCCGTCGGCGAAAACGGCAGGTAGAACTCCATCCCGTCACCCATCGGATCGCTCGGCCCCATCTGCTTGACGTCGGCGACGACGCCGACCACGTTCCACCACGGTTGGCCGGCGTCCAAGCGGAACCGGCGTCCGACCGCCGAGAGGTTGCCCCACAGGCGCCGCGCGAGCACGTCGTTGATGATCACCGCGTCACTCGCCTCACCGGTCGCAAAGGTGCGGCCATTGAGAATCGGGATGCCCATGGTCTCAAAGTAGTCCGGCGCGACCCGAGAAAACGGCAGGCTGATGTTCGCGAAATCCGCCGGCATCGCGCCTTCGGCCTCGGGTTGGATCTCGAAGTAGAAGCCGCCGCCCCTGGGTGGCGAGCCGCCACTGATCGCCGCCCGGACTCCCGGGCGCTCGACCTTGCGTTCCAGCTCCTGCATGAACGCCAGCGATGAGCCCGGCTCGCCATCGCGCTGGCTTCGCAGCTGGAGGTCGAGAGCCGACAAGCGCCCGACATCGAACCCGGGGTCAACCTCGACCAGCCGCGAGAAGCTGCGAAGCATCAAACCCGAACCGGCGAGCAATACGAGCACCAGCGAGAGCTGGCCGGCCACCAGCGCGCCCTGCCACCAGTCGTCCCGCGCCCCAATCACGCCTTGGGCGCGTTGCTTGAGCACGTCGATCGCGTCCACCTGCGCGGTACGCCACGCCGGCAGCAGACCCACTACGACGCAGGTCAGCGACGATAGCGCGCCGGCAAAGACAAGCGCGCGCCAGTCGAGTTCGGTGGTGGCGCTCGTGAGGAAGGTCAATTGCGGCGGCGCCAACCGGAGGATCAGGGTCAACAATGTCCGCGCCAGCAAGAGGCCGCACAGGCAACCCGCGGCCGCCAGAAGCAGGCTCTCGACGAGCACAGAGCGCACCAGGGTGCCACGGCTCGCGCCCAGCGCGGTCATCAGCGCCAGCTCACCGCGACGCGTCATCGAGCGCACGAGCAGCAGGTTGGTCACATTCACGCAGGCAACCAACAGCACCAGCAACACTGCTCCAAACATCATGTACAGGGCCTGCCCTGCCTGACGTCCAAAGCGTTGCTGAAGAAGGAGGCCGGTGGTCAACCCCTGGCCTTTGCCGACGACGCCGCTTTCGCGAAAGCCCGGTGACAACGCTTGCAAGCGCTCGTCGACCTGGGCGCGGGAGACCCCAAGGGCGCGAACCGCCACTACCTGGACAGGGAGCCGCTTTGCCCCCGGCGACACGTCAAGGGGACGCCACATCTCGATATTGCCTTCGGGAAACCGAAAGTGCCGGGGCATGACGGCCACGACGCGGTGAGGCTGATCATCAACCGTGATCTCGCGACCCACAATCGTTGGGTCGGACCCGAACCGGCTTGCCCACAAGCGCTCGGCGAGGATCACCACTCCGCCGGCAGCCGCGTCTTCTTGGGTGAACAGGCGGCCGAGCAACGGCGCCGGCGCGAGCAGGGACATCAAGCCCGGCGAAATCCGCGGCGAGCCCACGATCGCAGGCTCGCCGCTACCGGTAATGTTGGCAGACCCGAACTGGTAGGCCTCGACCGCGGTGAAGAGTCCGGGTTGCTGGCGCACGGCCTGCACGACGGCGGTCGATCCGCCTGGCCGCGATCCCGAGTCGGTGACGGTCCAGATCTCCGACAACCGGTCGGCGTTCGGGAAGGGCAACGGATTGAGCAGCACCGCATCGACCACGGAGAACATCGCCGTGGTCGCGCCGATGCCGAGTGCCAGCGTCAGAACGACGAGGCCGGTGAACGCTGGTGCCCGACGAAGACTTCGCAGTGCCGCGCCAAGGTCTGAGATCATTCACGCCCCCGCAATGGTCCGGCTGAAGCCGGACGCTACTCGATGACGACACCAGCAGGATTTCCTCGCCTGTCGAAGCCTCGCGCCGTGTCAGTCATCGCCGGTTGAACAGGAACTCTTCAATCTTGCCGTCGGGCGCGCGATACATCAACGTGCGAATGGGCGTCGTCCCCGCGAGCAGGCGGACCGTGGACACCTCGAGGCCACCGCGTTCGCTAATCGGCCCGGCCTCGGCCTGGTTGACCTCGCCGGCGTCGATCAGCGATTTCGACATCATCGCCAGCCGCTCCGCGGTGAGGAAGGCGCTGTATTCGTCACTCAGCAACGCGCGATCGACCGAGCCCAATCGAATCTGGCGCAACATCTCGAGCGCCATGTCCCTGGCCGGCGGCCCGTTGACCTTGGGCGCGTCGGCCACCGGCATCAACTTCGCCAGCACCGCCTCCTGGATGGTGTCGAGCACGCCGGCGGCCCAGTCCGCGTTCGCCATCACGACCACCGCCGACCGCGTGGCGGGAATGAACGCGTTGCGCGCGCCGAAGCCACTGACGCCGCCACTGTGCGACACCACCAATACCGGCCCGCGGTCGCGGAGGGATTGTCCGCATCCGTAGGCGCTCGATCGCCCATCGGCCAGCGCTCTCGGCGTCGTCATGAACTTCCACGACGCCGGCTTCAGCACCTTGCCGTCGACCAGCGCGAGGTCCCACTTCATCAGGTCTTCCGGCGTGGACCATAGGCCGCCCGCGGCGCCAATCCACCCCTTGCCCTCGGGAATCGACGGCTCCGCCGCGCTGAGGCCGATGGGCGTGTAGCCCTCCGCCAGCCCCGGTTCGCCCCGCGTGGGTTCGTAGCGAGTGTGCGTCAAACCAAGGGGCCCCAGCAGCCGTTCCTGCAGCAACTCGCCGAACGGCTTGTGGCCTACCTTCGCGGTGACATAACCCAGCAGGAGGTAGCCGGTGTTGCTGTACGAGTAGCGCGTGCCGGGCGGAAAATCGAGCGGCTTGGTCGTGAAGGTGGTGAGCACCTTCACTTCTGGCCAATCCGTCGCCATCGGCCGATCGACGAAGTCCAGCGGGTAGTAGTCGCGGTAGCCGGACACGTGGTTGCCGAGATCGCGCAGCGTGATCTCGTTGGCGTGACCGAAGATGTCGCCATACTTCGAGACACGATCGTTGAAGGACAGCTTCCCTTCCTCTTCCAACTGCAGCGCGACCGAGCAGGTGAACTGCTTGGTCACCGAGCCGATGGCGAACAACGTCTCGGGCGTCACCGGCGCCTTGGTGCCGGTATTGGCGAGACCGTAACCCTTGGCGAGGATGACCTTCCCTTCCTGCATGACGCCGACATTGACGCCAATCGCGCGTTGCTCCTGCACGGTGCGGGCGATGAACGCATCAAGGTCGGCCGGGTCGAGAGACTTGAGTGCCGCCGGAGCCGGCGGCGCCGGTGGTGGCGACGACACGACGGGTTGTGGCGGTGCGGCGTTGCAGGCTGCGAGCGCTGCGAGCAACAGGGCACTGGCGAACGTTCTCATTTGGTTGATACCTCGTTGAGCGCCAGGGTTCCGCGCCAGGGTTTCTCGCCGTCGATCGTCACCACGATGGTGGCAACACCGGGCGCCGACGGGTCGTGGCGATCGACGACCACGGTGAACGCCCGCTCGTCCCCGTTCAGCACCGTGGCCACGCCGGTCAGGCTCGACCAGCCGTCGGCGGCCTGCAGCACGCCGAGCCGGGCCGCGGTCATCACTCGCGTCTTGTCCGGTGCCTCGATGGTGACCATGCCGATCGCCTGGCGCGCTCCCGCGCGTTGCGACACCGCCATCACGACGCGCGATCCGGACGACACGCCCTTCACCGCGAGCCGCCTTGCTCCCTGGTCCATCGGCCGGCTCGGCATGTTACCGGTCCGCAACAACGCGCGCCCTCCGCGCACGCCGGTGGCCCCGCCGTCACGCAGCGCCACGGCGCCGTTCACCAGGACATGCCGAATCCCCTCCGACGGCAGCGCCGGTTCCTCGTAGGTTGCGCGATCGATGACGGTGGCGGGATCGAAGGCGACGAGATCGGCGGCCATGCCCACGGCAAGGATCCCGCGATCGACCATGCCGATGGTCGCGGCCGGCAAGGCGGATGACTTCCGAATCGCTTCTTCCCACGACATGATCTGCTGCTCGCGCACGTAGCGGCCAAGCACCCGCGGGAACGACCCGTAGAAACGCGGATGCACCCGGGTGGCGGTCGAGGCGCCGCAGTCGCACGCCATCGAGGTCGCCGGGTGCTTGAGGATTTTCACCAGATCCGCTTCACTGCCAAACCGGAGGATGGCCCCTGGGTCGCCGGTCTCGAGAATGCGCAGGATGGTCTCGCCGGCGCCGGCGCCCATCTCCTTCATCACGGCGGTCAGCTCCTGCTGCGTCCGCGGGAGATACACGCCCTGCGGCCCGCCGAAGCGCGCGGCCATGGCCTGCTCCGACTCGGTGATGATCCGCGCCCGCAGCGCCGGATCCGCGAACCGCTGGATCATGGCATCGCGGCCGCCCTCTTGCGCCCAGCCGGGGATGATCAGCGAGCCAAGGCCGGACTGCCCAGCCAGATACGGATACGCGTCGGCGGCGGTGTAGGAGCCGCGCCGGGTGGCCTGATCCATCGAGGCGAGGATGGCGCCGGCCGTCCCCTGCTCGAGCCCCTGCGCCTTCATGTGCGTGACCACCGGGATCAGCCCTGACTTCTGCCCAATGGCCACGGTCTCGGCAATCCCCACCTTGGAACTGAAGTTCGATTCCGGCGTGATGCGATCGTGGTTGGTGAAGTTGGTGCGCGCGGTCCGCGCGACATCCACGATCTTGATCACTTCCTCGGTTCGCGCGAAGTAACCCGGCTTGTAGTCGAGCCCCGCCGACACGCCCCACGCGCCCTGGTCGAGGCCCGCCGTGATCAGCGCCCGCATCTGCAGGATGTCGTCGGGCGTCGGCCGCCGATCGGCGTTGCCGTTCACCTTCTGCCACGCCGCATTGAAGCCGATGTAGCCGCCGACGTTCACGGCCAGCCCGGCGGCGGTCAGCGTGCTCATCTGCTGTGCGACGTCGAGCGGACCGTTGCCGTCGGCGTTGAAGACCTCGGTGGTCACGCCCTGGGTGAGCATGTTCACGGCGGTGGGCAGCGCGTCCGGCGAGGCGTGACTGTGGATATTGATGAATCCAGGCGTCACGAACAGGCCGCGCGCCTCGATCTCGGTGGCCGCCTGCGCCGCGGCCAAATCACCAATCGCCACGATGAAGCCGTTGCGGATGCCGAGGTCGGCGTCGAAGCGCGGGTTGCCGGAGCCGTCGATGATGGTGCCGTGCCGGACGATGACGTCGAGGGCCGGCGCCGGGGTTTGCGCATGGCTCGCTGACACACAAGCAAGGCATGCAATCGCGATTCGGATAAGTTTCATGGCGCGGTGCCGGATGATAGCACCCGCGGATCCGCGTAGTGGACGAGGAGCAGATCGCTCTGCCGGATCGCCTCTTTCAGGAGCGCCGCGTCGAGCCGGCGCGCGGCCCGGCCGCAGGCCCGAATGATCTCCACCTGCAACACGGCCTTCGCCACGCGCACCGACTGCAGGACGGCGTTCGTACCGTCGCCGAGATACGCCGCCCATGATCCGAACAACCTCGCCGCGAGGTAGCGTTGGATCACCGGCGC
This genomic stretch from Vicinamibacterales bacterium harbors:
- a CDS encoding CRTAC1 family protein, with protein sequence MQTWLRMFVTAALFTGVVMAQGAQPVFEPMQPDLLGAGSAFANAFADFDNDGDLDLFVGFDGKPNRLYRNDKGVFVDVAAATGVADARPTRAVAWGDFDADGDSDLLVGFTPSPGASVLKVYRNNTGAFVDVTKDTGLVVATGAVRQPAWVDVDADGDLDLFVAYRDRANALYRNDAGKFSDVAASLGIADARRTVGAVWFDFDEDGDLDLADANMDGDANGLYRNDGGKFTDVAEAASVAWGGRRPKHAGSGTVRVCAPDVDNDGRFDLFAANYGPLGFFSNRGKGVFEDRGAAWGIAIDSRYDACAFADFDHDGRLDLYVNGTVTGGASWQDSLFRNTGSAFVDVTPVSIRKLQADHGVQWADVDGDGDLDLALTGSRTDGMHLVMRNMLPAADAQRGLHVRVLDDKGHATLAGAEVRVFAAGTTRLVGARLVDSGSGYDAQNDMPVHVGVPAGVSRVDVQVIAPRGGRRVPVWQRGVAPGKAVTVRVPR
- a CDS encoding GxxExxY protein, translated to MTTNPLEPRDSRTFAIIGAAMEVHRVLGSGFLELFYRDALAIEFGLRDVPFAAEVPCNIVYKDHQLRGHYRMDFVCFDSVVVEVKAGSGTGPAEHAQVLNYLASTGYQCGLLLNFGLSKLEYRRFVLTKPRWAPGTDHQAPGT
- a CDS encoding amidase family protein — encoded protein: MNKRLIAVFLVVLATAFPSAQTPSAFDVHETTIAQIHSAFQAKRLTCRALVEQYLRRIDVFDKNGPAVNAIILTNPEALKQADDLDRRFAQGGLTGPLHCVPAIVKDNFETIGLQSANGSLSLAGFVSDKDAFQVARIKAAGAIVIAKSNMAEWAFTPNETLSSILPGYTKNPYALDRVTAGSSGGTAASVAASFGAIGLGSDTGNSIRGPASHQALVGIRSTMGLTSRGGVMPLNLLADVAGPMARTVEDAVKVFQVVVGSDPADPVTASAAAHLPQNYSASLVRDGLKGARIGVLRFAYERESADPEIVQVFMRAVDDLRAQGATIIDPGVVDGLDQIKRPQGMGSCGGFKYDINRYLASHGDRVPVKSLTEIIKSGKFHPTVQRRLEQNEAGPENGPDTPECKADAQYRQQVRDAVTRTMDAQKLDAWVYPTWSNPPRLIGDLNTPGGDNSQFFSPTTGFPAIQVPMGYTRGARLPAGITFFGRAWSEPTLIKLAYAYEQATHHRRAPESTPPLR
- the msrB gene encoding peptide-methionine (R)-S-oxide reductase MsrB gives rise to the protein MTQVPLFVFNRHGQLVGPLSVPRIEKSDAEWQDILTPEQFAVARAHGTERPFCGTLLDNKRAGVYSCICCGLPLFSSNAKFESGTGWPSFFQPIAEENVTTKSDRSYGMLRSEILCARCDCHLGHVFPDGPKPTGQRHCVNSESLKFTDVDALATLADPAADL
- a CDS encoding ABC transporter permease codes for the protein MISDLGAALRSLRRAPAFTGLVVLTLALGIGATTAMFSVVDAVLLNPLPFPNADRLSEIWTVTDSGSRPGGSTAVVQAVRQQPGLFTAVEAYQFGSANITGSGEPAIVGSPRISPGLMSLLAPAPLLGRLFTQEDAAAGGVVILAERLWASRFGSDPTIVGREITVDDQPHRVVAVMPRHFRFPEGNIEMWRPLDVSPGAKRLPVQVVAVRALGVSRAQVDERLQALSPGFRESGVVGKGQGLTTGLLLQQRFGRQAGQALYMMFGAVLLVLLVACVNVTNLLLVRSMTRRGELALMTALGASRGTLVRSVLVESLLLAAAGCLCGLLLARTLLTLILRLAPPQLTFLTSATTELDWRALVFAGALSSLTCVVVGLLPAWRTAQVDAIDVLKQRAQGVIGARDDWWQGALVAGQLSLVLVLLAGSGLMLRSFSRLVEVDPGFDVGRLSALDLQLRSQRDGEPGSSLAFMQELERKVERPGVRAAISGGSPPRGGGFYFEIQPEAEGAMPADFANISLPFSRVAPDYFETMGIPILNGRTFATGEASDAVIINDVLARRLWGNLSAVGRRFRLDAGQPWWNVVGVVADVKQMGPSDPMGDGMEFYLPFSPTERNRFFSLIIRSADSRSADLQMAKQRVWELDDRQPIQNASTMDERIGESIGRPRFFLTLATAFAGAAALLAAIGVYGVSAYWVSRRRRELAIRVALGASRQQILSMVVGRSLRLATIGCVTGLGLALWGARAIESMLFQTSARDPLTFVLATGLLGVVALLASSLPALKASRVDPMSVLRAE
- a CDS encoding serine hydrolase domain-containing protein yields the protein MRTFASALLLAALAACNAAPPQPVVSSPPPAPPAPAALKSLDPADLDAFIARTVQEQRAIGVNVGVMQEGKVILAKGYGLANTGTKAPVTPETLFAIGSVTKQFTCSVALQLEEEGKLSFNDRVSKYGDIFGHANEITLRDLGNHVSGYRDYYPLDFVDRPMATDWPEVKVLTTFTTKPLDFPPGTRYSYSNTGYLLLGYVTAKVGHKPFGELLQERLLGPLGLTHTRYEPTRGEPGLAEGYTPIGLSAAEPSIPEGKGWIGAAGGLWSTPEDLMKWDLALVDGKVLKPASWKFMTTPRALADGRSSAYGCGQSLRDRGPVLVVSHSGGVSGFGARNAFIPATRSAVVVMANADWAAGVLDTIQEAVLAKLMPVADAPKVNGPPARDMALEMLRQIRLGSVDRALLSDEYSAFLTAERLAMMSKSLIDAGEVNQAEAGPISERGGLEVSTVRLLAGTTPIRTLMYRAPDGKIEEFLFNRR